One window from the genome of Podospora pseudocomata strain CBS 415.72m chromosome 6, whole genome shotgun sequence encodes:
- a CDS encoding hypothetical protein (EggNog:ENOG503P9CW) → MSGGFNKYRCKYFLSYNCPNWVFMNGHACGSCLAEGREAMEPAESTGALATWRQPTEVCVPKAFQGTLQYIIMEAVPNATAGSYWTLRQKVLDPRTQMSQININQITTSDTPRPVMTTTGIPMQVRY, encoded by the exons ATGTCTGGCGGATTCAACAAGTACCGATGCAAGTACTTCTTGAGCTACAACTGCCCCAATTGGGTGTTTATGAACGGCCACGCTTGCGGCTCTTGTCTT GCCGAGGGCCGTGAAGCAATGGAGCCTGCGGAGTCCACCGGGGCTCTTGCAACCTGGCGACAGCCCACCGAGGTCTGCGTCCCCAAAGCGTTCCAGGGAACGCTCCAATACATCATCATGGAGGCTGTTCCGAATGCCACCGCTGGATCGTACTGGACCTTGCGGCAAAAGGTCTTGGACCCCCGGACTCAAATGAGCcaaatcaacatcaaccaaatTACGACAAGCGACACCCCGCGGCCTGTCATGACCACGACGGGCATTCCTATGCAGGTGCGATATTAA
- the PRP43 gene encoding DEAH-box ATP-dependent RNA helicase prp43 (COG:A; EggNog:ENOG503NVMW), whose product MCLPNKKLRQPCGRHRQGKASANSEIPAIPSVLCRISHLISALTPLTFGMADQKGTKRSSVESDAQDSKRIKTDDKPNPYLAHLNMDGANDFKSPLDEMERHNTTALQAAKAEDSDINPWTGKPHSENYFKILKTRRDLPVSKQREEFLELYHKTQILVFVGETGSGKTTQIPQYVLYDEMPHQTGKLIACTQPRRVAAMSVAQRVANELDVELGQEVGYSIRFENRTGPKTLLKYMTDGQLLREAMHDPNMNRYSCIILDEAHERTLATDILMALLKEIAHRRSDLKIIVMSATLDAQKFQSYFSLRKEDPPAPLLAVPGRTYPVEIFYTPEPERDYVEAAVRTVLQIHAVEPEGDILLFLTGEEEIEDACRRISLEVDDMVRESDAGPLAIYPLYGTLPPHQQQKIFDKAPEPFRKGGRPGRKCIVATNIAETSLTIDGIVYVVDPGFSKQKIYNPRSRVESLLVSPISKASAQQRAGRAGRTRPGKCFRLYTEKAFKKELIEQTYPEILRSNLSNTILELKKLGVEDLVHFDFMDPPAPETMMRALEELNYLACLDDDGGLTKLGSLASEFPLDPALAVMLISSPEFYCSNEILSITSLLSVPQIWIRPNNNRKRADEMKAQFAHPDGDHLTLLNAYHAYKGAEQNGEDIKKWCHEHFLSFRHLSSADNVRAQLKRIMETHEIELVSTPFNNKDYYTNIRRALLAGFFMQVAMRESSNSKIYKTVKDDQMVMIHPSTVVSSPYDWVVYNEFVLTTKQYIRTVTNVRPEWLLEIAPVYYDVDTFEKGEIKSALVRLTEKVKRRQAMKGGY is encoded by the exons ATGTGCTTGCCAAACAAAAAGTTGCGGCAGCCTTGTGGACGGCATCGACAGGGCAAGGCAAGCGCAAACAGTGAAATCCCCGCCATTCCATCTGTCTTGTGCAGAATCTCTCACCTCATCTCTGCACTCACTCCTCTCACCTTCGGAATGGCCGATCAAAAGGGCACGAAGCGATCGAGCGTGGAAAGCGACGCCCAGGACTCGAAGCGCATCAAGACCGACGACAAGCCCAACCCATATCTCGCCCACCTCAACATGGACGGCGCCAACGACTTCAAGTCGCCTCTCGACGAGATGGAGcgccacaacaccaccgcccttcaGGCCGCGAAGGCTGAGGACTCGGACATCAACCCCTGGACCGGCAAGCCGCATTCGGAGAACTACTTCAAGATCCTCAAGACTCGTCGCGACCTGCCCGTCTCCAAGCAGCGCGAAGAGTTCCTCGAGCTCTACCACAAGACCCAGATTCTCGTCTTCGTCGGTGAGACTGGTTCCGGCAAAACCACACAGATCCCTCAGTATGTTCTTTACGACGAAATGCCACACCAGACCGGCAAGCTCATTGCTTGCACGCAGCCTCGTCGTGTCGCCGCCATGTCGGTCGCCCAGCGTGTCGCAAACGAACTCGATGTTGAACTGGGTCAGGAAGTCGGTTACAGCATCCGTTTCGAGAACAGGACCGGCCCCAAGACTCTCCTCAAGTACATGACGGATGGTCAGCTGCTGCGCGAGGCCATGCACGATCCCAACATGAACCGGTACAGCTGCATCATTCTCGATGAAGCTCACGAACGTACGCTCGCCACCGATATCCTGATGGCCCTCCTCAAGGAGATTGCCCACAGAAGAAGCGACCTGAAGATCATTGTCATGTCTGCCACGCTCGATGCGCAAAAGTTCCAATCCTACTTCAGCTTGCGGAAGGAGGACCCTCCCGCCCCTTTGCTCGCCGTTCCCGGTCGCACATACCCTGTCGAGATCTTTTACACCCCCGAACCCGAGCGAGATTACGTCGAGGCCGCCGTCAGGACAGTTCTTCAGATTCATGCGGTTGAGCCCGAGGGTGACATCCTGCTCTTCCTGACGGGTGaagaggagattgaggatgCCTGCCGCCGGATCagtttggaggtggatgatATGGTCAGAGAATCAGACGCTGGTCCGCTGGCCATCTACCCTCTTTACGGTACTTTgccaccacatcaacaacaaaagatCTTCGACAAAGCCCCCGAGCCATTCCGGAAGGGGGGTCGTCCCGGCCGCAAGTGCATCGTGGCGACCAACATTGCCGAAACCTCGTTGACGATCGACGGTATCGTCTATGTCGTGGACCCTGGGTTCAGCAAGCAAAAGATCTACAACCCTCGCTCTCGTGTGGAATCGCTCTTGGTTtctcccatctccaaggcCTCGGCCCAACAGAGAGCCGGTCGTGCCGGTCGTACCAGGCCGGGAAAGTGCTTCCGTCTCTACACCGAGAAGGCCTTTAAGAAAGAGCTTATTGAGCAGACTTATCCTGAAATTCTCCGGTCtaacctctccaacaccaTTCTTGAACTCAAGAAGCTTGGTGTCGAAGATTTGGTGCACTTTGACTTCATGGACCCACCAGCCCCTGAGACCATGATGCGCGCCCTCGAGGAACTCAACTACCTTGCCTGTCtcgatgatgacggtggtCTCACTAAGCTTGGGAGCTTGGCGTCTGAGTTCCCCTTGGATCCCGCTCTGGCCGTCATGCTCATCTCTTCTCCCGAGTTCTACTGCTCCAACGAGatcctctccatcacctcgTTGTTGTCGGTACCTCAAATATGGATCcgtcccaacaacaaccgcaagCGTGCCGACGAGATGAAGGCCCAGTTTGCCCACCCCGACGGCGACCACCTGACGCTTCTCAACGCCTACCACGCCTACAAGGGCGCCGAGCAAAACGGTGAGGACATCAAGAAGTGGTGCCACGAGCACTTTTTGTCGTTCCGTCACCTGTCCTCTGCCGACAATGTCCGGGCTCAGCTCAAGCGCATCATGGAGACGCACGAGATTGAGCTCGTGTCGACGCCGTTCAACAACAAGGACTATTACACCAACATTCGACGGGCGCTGCTGGCGGGGTTTTTTATGCAGGTCGCCATGAGGGAGAGCTCGAATAGCAAGATTTACAAGACGGTGAAGGACGACCAGATGGTGATGATTCATCCGAGCACGGTGGTGTCGAGCCCGTATGATTGGGTGGTGTACAATGAGTTTGTGCTCACGACGAAGCAGTATATCCGGACGGTGACGAATGTTAGGCCCGAGTGGCTTCTT GAAATTGCGCCGGTTTATTATGATGTTGATACttttgagaagggggagatcaAGTCTGCgctggtgaggttgacggagaaggtgaagaggaggcaggCTATGAAGGGGGGGTATTGA
- a CDS encoding hypothetical protein (COG:H; EggNog:ENOG503NVXA; BUSCO:EOG09260SAH), with protein MSYSGALNPASEDYESRPHYYIGQHDSDRCEVLDDDQYNQVLNSGFNFVTAPITNQHFFRRVVDQHKEFLKERQEWNDRLAPAQRTNPSLPVPIVPTLTDEDTSLYPSHHIGSFITYASPWIDLCSTDPYISGVSRQVLNMEVAYANFCGARTIVIPGPRQDESGRGVAQFARAIQEALLQVTRANLIIHLPMYREPLLEEKCETLSDIFDGSRMDADPKKEIDIFTSWDSWHTIRSVCEYSSRLFLALRIPRRVPEKNLQERWFSEPLHFLTIGQSVFQSNRAGSPTLTKHHQDLINRYMRLKNAPWIILNDVGPNAEDLGAARAIKAIEYPSLAEASKALQERKPKSGLNEYVSYMKYLERQQPPYTAMETPALISFQDWLQSPLQPLADNLESATYEVFEGDPVKYDQYEAAIKEAMAEWKILKKPSALGTESEPYNPELVCAVAGAGRGPLVTRVLRAAQATNTKIQLWAVEKNQNAFVYLLNKNKREWDGQVTLVKTDMRGWGGPVPRGSSTPCKVDILVTELLGSFGDNELSPECLDGIQNHLFQPSGMSIPHSYTAHLSPISTPRLFADIASRESDPHAFEIPYVVRLFQLDFNAQKVPNHPRFQQAWEFVHPVGVNRADEFAAEYGFGRKYVTPGGGAMYGSNGTNEHNARRCHLTFVCPTRGVTHGLAGYFESTLYESQLEGEGEGKRVEISILPDQIDRKSKDMISWFPIFFPLKKPLYFPQDAELEVSMWRQTDDTKVWYEWLIEVYAWVGPQTRIKVGASEMHSSKKVACLM; from the exons ATGTCGTATTCAGGAGCCCTCAACCCGGCCTCGGAGGACTACGAGTCCCGTCCTCATTACTACATTGGCCAGCACGACTCGGACCGGTGCGAGgtcctcgacgacgaccagTACAACCAGGTTCTTAACAGTGGA TTCAACTTTGTCACTGCCCCAATCACCAACCAGCATTTCTTCCGGAGGGTTGTCGACCAGCACAAGGAATTTCTCAAGGAGAGGCAAGAATGGAACGACCGTCTGGCTCCGGCTCAAAGGACGAACCCGTCTCTGCCAGTACCCATCGTGCCAACACTGACAGATGAGGACACCTCGCTGTACCCAAGCCACCACATCGGCTCCTTCATCACCTATGCCAGCCCATGGATCGACCTTTGCTCCACAGACCCGTACATCTCGGGCGTCTCTCGCCAGGTCCTCAACATGGAGGTCGCCTATGCCAACTTCTGCGGTGCCAGGACCATCGTGATCCCCGGGCCTAGGCAAGATGAGAGCGGCCGTGGTGTTGCTCAGTTTGCCCGTGCGATTCAGGAGGCGTTGCTTCAGGTGACAAGGGCTAACCTGATCATTCACCTGCCCATGTACCGCGAGCCcctgttggaggagaagtgCGAGACGCTCTCGGATATCTTTGACGGGAGCCGTATGGACGCTGACCCCAAGAAAGAGATTGACATCTTCACTTCATGGGACTCATGGCACACCATCCGCTCAGTATGCGAGTACTCGAGCAGATTAttcctcgccctccgcaTTCCTCGCCGTGTGCCGGAAAAGAACCTCCAGGAGCGGTGGTTCTCGGAGCCATTGCACTTCTTGACCATCGGCCAGTCCGTCTTTCAGTCCAACCGAGCCGGCAgcccaaccctcaccaagcACCACCAAGATCTCATCAACCGTTACATGCGTCTCAAGAACGCCCCCTGGATCATCCTGAATGACGTCGGTCCCAACGCCGAAGACCTCGGCGCCGCCCGTGCCATCAAAGCGATCGAGtacccctccctcgccgaaGCAAGCAAAGCCCTCCAGGAACGCAAGCCCAAGTCGGGCCTGAACGAGTACGTCTCGTACATGAAGTACCTCGAgcgtcaacaacccccctacACGGCCATGGAAACACCAGCCTTGATTAGTTTCCAAGACTGGCTCCAGtcccccctccagcccctcGCCGACAACCTCGAGTCAGCCACCTACGAGGTCTTCGAGGGCGACCCGGTCAAATACGACCAGTACgaagccgccatcaaggaAGCCATGGCCGAGTGGAAGATCCTCAAGAAGCCCTCGGCCCTCGGAACAGAGAGCGAACCTTACAACCCAGAACTCGTCTGCGCTgtcgccggcgccggccgTGGGCCTCTTGTTACTCGTGTCCTCCGCGCGGCACAggcaaccaacaccaagatccAACTCTGGGCCGTGGAGAAGAACCAGAACGCGTTTGTCTACCTCTTGAACAAGAACAAGCGGGAGTGGGACGGGCAGGTGACGCTCGTCAAGACAGACATGCGCGGCTGGGGCGGGCCGGTTCCCCGGGGGTCGTCTACGCCGTGCAAAGTTGACATACTGGTGACGGAGCTCCTTGGTTCGTTTGGAGATAATGAGCTGTCGCCTGAATGTCTGGATGGCATCCAGAACCATCTCTTTCAACCGAGCGGGATGTCTATCCCTCACAGCTACACCGCCCACCTCTCCCCGATCTCCACCCCGAGGCTGTTTGCTGACATCGCCTCCCGTGAGTCAGACCCGCACGCGTTTGAGATCCCTTATGTTGTCAGGTTGTTTCAGCTGGATTTCAACGCGCAAAAGGTCCCTAATCACCCGAGGTTTCAGCAGGCGTGGGAGTTTGTTCATCCTGTTGGTGTCAACAGGGCGGACGAGTTTGCTGCTGAGtatgggtttgggaggaagTATGTCACCCCCGGCGGGGGGGCGATGTATGGGAGTAATGGGACGAACGAGCATAATGCCAGGCGCTGTCACTTGACGTTTGTTTGCCCTACGCGGGGTGTTACTCACGGGTTGGCGGGGTATTTTGAGTCGACGCTTTATGAGAGCcagttggagggggagggggaggggaaaagggTGGAGATTAGCATCTTGCCTGATCAGATCGATAGGAAGAGTAAGGATATGATTAGTTGGTTTCCCATCTTTTTTCCGCTCAAG AAACCGCTGTACTTTCCTCAGGACGCCGAGTTGGAGGTTAGCATGTGGAGGCAGACGGACGACACCAAGGTTTGGTATGAGTGGCTGATCGAGGTGTACGCCTGGGTTGGGCCGCAGACGAGGATCAAGGTGGGGGCGAGCGAGATGCATAGTAGTAAGAAGGTTGCTTGTTTGATGTAG
- a CDS encoding hypothetical protein (EggNog:ENOG503P5AF; COG:A) — protein MSSFVPVNPRPFLQDLVNKDVIVRLKWNETEYKGRLVSIDSYMNIQLANTEEFIEQKFTGTLGQVLIRCNNVLYVRGAEGGDKGGDTKMEE, from the exons atgTCCTCCTTCGTCCCCGTCAACCCCCGGCCCTTCCTCCAAGACCTCGTCAACAAGGACGTGATCGTCCGCCTAAAGTGGAACGAGACAGAGTACAAGGGGAGATTAGTC agCATCGACTCCTACATGAACATCCAGCTTGCCAACACGGAGGAGTTCATTGAGCAAAAGTTCACGGGCACCCTCGGCCAGGTCCTGATCCGGTGTAATAATGTGCTTTATGTAAGGGGTGCTGAGGGGGGGGACAAGGGGGGGGATacgaagatggaggagtgA